In the genome of Pseudanabaena mucicola str. Chao 1806, the window TACCTTGAACTGGGGCGCATATGCTGACTTCTTGACCTTCAAGGGTGGTTTGAATCCTCAAACTGGTTCTTTGTGGCTAACTGACCAAGCTCACCATCACCTTGCGATCGCGACACTTTTCATCATTGCTGGACATATGTACCGCACCAACTGGGGTATCGGTCACAGCATGAAGGAAATCCTCGAGGCTCACAAGGGACCTCTAACTGGTGAAGGTCACAAGGGTCTGTATGAAATCTTGACCTCTTCTTGGCACGCTCAGCTAGCTGTTAACCTTGCTTTGATGGGTTCTTTAAGCATCATTGTTGCTCAGCATATGTATGCAATGCCTGCTTACCCCTATATCGCAACTGACTACGCAACTCAAGTATCCCTATTCACCCATCACATGTGGATTGGCGGCTTCTTGGTTTGTGGTGCAGCAGCTCATGCTGGTATCTACATGGTTCGTGACTACGATCCTGCTAAGAACGTAAATAACTTGCTTGATCGCATGTTGCGTCACCGCGATGCAATTATTTCTCACCTCAACTGGGTATGTATCTTCCTTGGCTTCCACAGCTTTGGTCTTTACATCCACAACGACACCATGCGTGCATTGGGTCGCCCTCAAGATATGTTCTCTGATACCGCAATTCAGTTGAAGCCCGTCTTCGCTAACTGGATTCAAGGAATCCATGCTGCTGCTGCTGGTGTAACTGCTCCTTACGCAACTTCTAGCGTTAGCCCCATTTTTGGTGGTGACACTGTAGTTGTTGGTGGCAAAGTTGCTGCTGCTCACATGGTTCTCGGTACTGCTGACTTCTTGGTACACCACATCCATGCTTTTACCATCCACGTCACCGTATTGATCCTGCTTAAGGGTGTTCTTTACGCACGTAACTCTCGTTTGATTCCAGACAAGGCAGAACTCGGTTTCCGCTTCCCTTGCGACGGTCCTGGTCGTGGCGGTACTTGTCAAGTTTCAGCTTGGGATCACGTATTCCTAGGCTTGTTCTGGATGTACAACTGTATTTCCGTTGTAATCTTCCATTTCTCTTGGAAAATGCAGTCCGATATCTTCGGTACTGTTGATGCAAGTGGTACTGTCACCAATATGGCAGGCGGTAACTTTGCACAAAGCGCATTGACCATCAATGGTTGGTTGCGTGACTTCTTATG includes:
- the psaA gene encoding photosystem I core protein PsaA, whose protein sequence is MTITPQKPDTKVKVAVDRDVVPTSFEKWGQPGHFDRTLKKGPKTTTWIWDLHANVHDFDSFTTEEDTARKIFSAHFGHLGIIFIWLSGMYYHGAKFSNYTAWLSDPVSIKPSAQVVWNVFGQDILNGDVGGGFQGIQITSGLFHLWRASGITTEYQLLCTAIGGLVMAGLMFFAGWFHYHKAAPKLEWFKNAESMMNHHLAGLLGLGSLAWAGHQIHVSIPVNYYLDKGVPLSQIPAPHEFILDPQLMANIFPSFAQGVTPFFTLNWGAYADFLTFKGGLNPQTGSLWLTDQAHHHLAIATLFIIAGHMYRTNWGIGHSMKEILEAHKGPLTGEGHKGLYEILTSSWHAQLAVNLALMGSLSIIVAQHMYAMPAYPYIATDYATQVSLFTHHMWIGGFLVCGAAAHAGIYMVRDYDPAKNVNNLLDRMLRHRDAIISHLNWVCIFLGFHSFGLYIHNDTMRALGRPQDMFSDTAIQLKPVFANWIQGIHAAAAGVTAPYATSSVSPIFGGDTVVVGGKVAAAHMVLGTADFLVHHIHAFTIHVTVLILLKGVLYARNSRLIPDKAELGFRFPCDGPGRGGTCQVSAWDHVFLGLFWMYNCISVVIFHFSWKMQSDIFGTVDASGTVTNMAGGNFAQSALTINGWLRDFLWAQASNVIQSYGSALSAYGLIFLGAHFIWAFSLMFLFSGRGYWQELIESIVWAHNKLNVAPAISPRALSITQGRAVGLAHYLLGGIATTWAFFLARYGAIG